Proteins found in one Campylobacter canadensis genomic segment:
- a CDS encoding FecR family protein → MKKIVLLFVLTLTLFANIGKISAIKGDVFIQRDNKDIKAKANDEIQQNDLIITKNNAKAQIVFIDNTIITLGKNTNLNIKDYVINGANSKVNLEVNSGVFQVISGEISKIARDKFIFQAKTATIGIRGTVFMGNLNNLKNDKVACLKGAIDVKIGKDKFLIKAGKEINFTQHKMLNINKINNADYSISKTNYSTQKNDYKKAEYKKNNIKDNYYDYKQNNYKKYNNANFLEFDITKQCHGNPYCIENKSKYAGQKYYKNQYKSNNKGNYNKDKYKEYKTNNPYSKNINNKGKQ, encoded by the coding sequence ATGAAAAAGATTGTTTTATTATTTGTTTTAACACTTACTTTGTTTGCAAATATTGGGAAAATTAGTGCAATTAAAGGAGATGTTTTTATACAAAGAGATAATAAAGATATTAAAGCTAAAGCTAATGATGAAATACAGCAAAATGACTTAATCATCACAAAAAATAATGCTAAGGCACAAATTGTCTTTATAGATAACACAATTATTACTTTAGGTAAAAATACAAATTTAAATATAAAAGATTATGTAATTAACGGTGCAAATTCTAAGGTGAATTTAGAAGTAAATTCAGGTGTTTTTCAAGTAATTTCAGGAGAAATTTCAAAAATAGCTAGAGATAAATTTATTTTTCAAGCTAAAACCGCTACTATTGGTATTCGTGGAACGGTTTTTATGGGTAATTTAAATAATCTTAAAAACGATAAAGTTGCTTGTTTAAAAGGCGCTATTGATGTTAAAATTGGTAAAGATAAGTTCTTAATTAAAGCTGGAAAAGAAATCAACTTTACGCAGCATAAAATGCTAAATATCAATAAAATCAATAATGCTGATTACTCTATTTCAAAAACAAATTATTCTACTCAAAAAAATGATTATAAAAAGGCTGAGTACAAGAAAAATAACATAAAAGATAATTACTATGACTACAAGCAAAATAATTATAAAAAATATAATAATGCTAATTTTTTAGAATTTGATATAACTAAACAATGCCATGGCAACCCTTATTGTATTGAAAATAAAAGCAAATATGCAGGTCAAAAATATTATAAAAATCAATATAAAAGCAATAATAAAGGCAACTACAACAAAGATAAATACAAAGAATATAAAACAAATAATCCTTATTCTAAAAATATAAACAATAAAGGAAAACAATGA